Sequence from the Schaalia sp. 19OD2882 genome:
GCAGCTCGACGCGCCTGGACACCATGCCGTCCTCGAACGACTGGGTCGGAGCCGACAGCAGGAACACACCGATCGGCCACGCCTGGCCGTTCGCCTCGTAGTCGATGCGGACACGGTCGGTCCCCCAGTCGATCTGCTGGCCGACCTCGTCGACCTGCAGCGTCCCCGAGGCCCGCAGGCGCGTGGCCGCCGACAGCGTCACGTCGCCGCCCGTGACCCCGTCCAGCAGACCCTTCTCCTGCTCGTCAGCGTCCAACAGGGTCACCGTGAACCCCGCAACCCTGTGCCCCGTCAGGTCAGCCACGACCAACCTCCTCGACCTGCGCCTTTACCTTCCACGCGGTCGACAGCTGCCTGGACAGCTGGACGCCCGACAGGGACGCGAAGAGTCTGCGCCCCGCAGGATCCCGGTACAGGATCGGGCCTGGCGTCAGCGCCAGCTCCTCCAACCGCAGCAGCAGAGGCATGTCCTCATCGAGCAGCGTCGCCGAGATCCCGATGACCCGCGAGCGCTGTGTGCCGGCCATTTCGACGCCGAGTAGTCGGCCGGCGAAGTGGTGGACCTCCCGGTTGAGGAGGGCGGGCGCGAGCGTGTGCTCGGGGTCGTAGAACAGGCCGACGGTGGTCGTGCCGTCCTGCCCGCCTGTGAGCCAGATCGCCCAGGACTCTGCGTCCAGGGTGACAGTGGTCGACGCGGACGAGGGGAGCGCCGAGACTGCGGAGACCCGGTACTGGGTCTGGCCGTTGGACAGGCCCTCCCTGTCCGTGAGGGCGGCGGACACTGGCAGGTCGGTGGCTACCGGTTCCCAGGTTGCGCCGCCGTCGACGGAGCGTTCGACCGTGTTGGACACGGTCTCTGCCTGGTCTGCGCCTGCGGCCGGGTTGGTGATCTGAATCAGCGCCTGCCCCAGCTGGTCGTCCCATGTGACCTCGACCAGAGGCGCCGGCGGCTCGGGGTAGTCGACCGTGACATTTCGCGTGTCGACCTCGGACCATATGCCGTGGCCGGAGCGGACTCTGATGGTGATCGTGTAGGCGGCGCCGTCCTCGAAGCGCGTGTCCAGTGCCGCCTGCGTGGCTGGCCCTTGGACCTGCTTTTCCTCGATGACTTGGCCGCCTCTTGCGACCTCGACCTGCGCGCCCGCCTGCGCGGACCCTTGGGCTTGCCAGTAGGCCCAGGAGACGGTGATCGAGGAGACCGCGACGGTCCCGTCAGGCGGGTTCGTGATCTGGACCGTGGGCGCGTCGACGACCATGAGGGTCTTGACTGCCGCCCACGGTGAGGCACCCTGTTCTTGCCCACTCATGTAGGAGCCCCAGGTTCTGGCCTGCCACTCCCAGGAGCCGACCTGCAGGTCGACCGCCGACTTCTGCGCCTGCCCCGTGACGATGCTGGTCGTCCACGAGGAGGCGCCCTGCTGGCGGTGGCGGACCTCGGCGCGTGTCTGCCTGGACGCGTCCGTCGGCGTGTGCACCCAGGTGAGCTCCACCTGGCCGGGCGTCGCATAGCCGCTCGGGGCTACCAGGGTCGGGGCGTCAGGCGGGGCGAGCAGGCGCACAGTCGGTGACGGGAGCGACTGCGCTGACGACAGTGCCGGCCGGATTGTCTTGGCGACCACCGTGTACGTGTGCGTGGTCGACGTCGACGGGCCGACGTGGGTCCACTGCTGGGATGCTCCGCCCTGCACCTGGCCGACCACGACCCCGCCGTCCAGGACGTCGTAGCCAGTGATGTAGCTGATCGGCGAGGACTTCTGCTCCCAGGAGACGATGACGTCCTGGCCGTCCTTGACGGCCTGCACGTTCACCGGAGTCGCCGGCCTCGTGTTGACCGTGCCTGCCCACGCCGCTGGTGACTGGCCCGCGCTGTTGTAGGCGACGATCGCGTACTCGGTGTGTTCGTTGAGGGGAGCAGACGCGTCGTCGAACGCGGTCGCTGACCATGGCAGGACCGCGATCGTCCGCCATGTTTTGTCGGAGCCGGTGTACCGCTGGACGCGCACCCCCGACCAGGGCTGCGCTCCCGTGGCGCCCGTGTAGTCTCCCTCCCACGTGACCCTGGTGCGCCTGTCCGCGACCCACGCGGCTGCCGGGTTCTTCGGTGGGCGCGGCGCCACGTGCGGGCGCGCTGGTAGCGTCACACCTGCCGTGACCTCCGGCCTGCCGCCATTCCAGATCGGCCCCAGCTGAGCGCTGAAATTCGCCCTCGTGGTCGCCCCATATTTCAGGGCGACGGTGGTGCGCTGGCGGGCGACCTCCTTGACGACCGTCTGGCCGAACCCGGACTGGAACGAGACCTCGACATCACCCGAGATCGACCCCGTCCGATGCAGGACGTTCGACCAGTTGTGTCCGTAGGCGTCCGACCTCAGGAAGTACGCGGCCTCCACCGTCATCGACCCTGAGGACGGGTTTCCCCACATCCCCAGCTCGATGCCGACTGACATGTAGCCAGACGACGAGCTCCACACGATCGCCATGACGGCGCCCCCTGTCCTTGTCAGATGCCCAT
This genomic interval carries:
- a CDS encoding fibronectin type III domain-containing protein; protein product: MSVGIELGMWGNPSSGSMTVEAAYFLRSDAYGHNWSNVLHRTGSISGDVEVSFQSGFGQTVVKEVARQRTTVALKYGATTRANFSAQLGPIWNGGRPEVTAGVTLPARPHVAPRPPKNPAAAWVADRRTRVTWEGDYTGATGAQPWSGVRVQRYTGSDKTWRTIAVLPWSATAFDDASAPLNEHTEYAIVAYNSAGQSPAAWAGTVNTRPATPVNVQAVKDGQDVIVSWEQKSSPISYITGYDVLDGGVVVGQVQGGASQQWTHVGPSTSTTHTYTVVAKTIRPALSSAQSLPSPTVRLLAPPDAPTLVAPSGYATPGQVELTWVHTPTDASRQTRAEVRHRQQGASSWTTSIVTGQAQKSAVDLQVGSWEWQARTWGSYMSGQEQGASPWAAVKTLMVVDAPTVQITNPPDGTVAVSSITVSWAYWQAQGSAQAGAQVEVARGGQVIEEKQVQGPATQAALDTRFEDGAAYTITIRVRSGHGIWSEVDTRNVTVDYPEPPAPLVEVTWDDQLGQALIQITNPAAGADQAETVSNTVERSVDGGATWEPVATDLPVSAALTDREGLSNGQTQYRVSAVSALPSSASTTVTLDAESWAIWLTGGQDGTTTVGLFYDPEHTLAPALLNREVHHFAGRLLGVEMAGTQRSRVIGISATLLDEDMPLLLRLEELALTPGPILYRDPAGRRLFASLSGVQLSRQLSTAWKVKAQVEEVGRG